A part of Chloroflexota bacterium genomic DNA contains:
- the yidD gene encoding membrane protein insertion efficiency factor YidD, translating into MKRAILSLIRFYQRVISPALPPSCRFTPTCSQYTYEAIERYGVLRGGWLGLKRLSRCHPLHPGGYDPVPISFPVQGQSHHQAAEQREISR; encoded by the coding sequence ATGAAGAGAGCCATCCTAAGCTTGATTCGCTTCTATCAACGCGTGATCTCCCCGGCCCTCCCACCGAGTTGTCGGTTCACGCCCACCTGCTCGCAATACACGTATGAGGCGATCGAGCGCTATGGTGTGTTACGAGGCGGCTGGCTGGGACTGAAGCGGCTGTCGCGCTGTCATCCGCTCCATCCCGGCGGGTACGATCCCGTCCCGATTTCCTTCCCAGTCCAGGGCCAGTCACATCACCAGGCGGCCGAACAGAGGGAGATTAGCCG